A single region of the Brassica rapa cultivar Chiifu-401-42 chromosome A03, CAAS_Brap_v3.01, whole genome shotgun sequence genome encodes:
- the LOC117132393 gene encoding uncharacterized AAA domain-containing protein C24B10.10c-like — MQRSSRKRDSSFLEQLILYVAGAALASLSLYFCARHSDPNREASDKALKRKRELAKRLDRPLIQTNQYEDVIAGDVINSRKIDVEFDSIGGLESKKQSLYELVILPLKRPELFAYGKLLGPQKGVLLYGPPGTGKTMLAKAIAKESGAVFINVRVSNLMSKWFSERGLTVYLSTGWNVANNLHRPLYI; from the exons ATGCAGAGATCTTCAAGAAAGAGAGATTCAAGTTTCTTAGAGCAACTGATTCTCTACGTCGCAGGCGCTGCATTGGCTAGCTTGTCTCTATACTTCTGTGCCCGTCACTCCGACCCGAACCGTGAAGCTTCTGATAAGGCCCTCAAGCGTAAGAGAGAACTCGCCAAGCGTCTCGATCGTCCTCTTATCCAGACCAATCAATACGAG GATGTAATAGCTGGTGATGTAATAAACTCACGAAAGATAGACGTGGAGTTTGATTCTATTGGAGGGTTAGAGTCAAAGAAGCAGTCTCTGTACGAGCTTGTGATTCTACCGCTGAAAAGACCTGAGCTTTTCGCTTATGGGAAGTTGCTTGGCCCTCAAAAGGGTGTGTTGCTGTATGGTCCTCCTGGAACCGGGAAGACCATGCTTGCTAAAGCTATTGCGAAAGAATCCGGAGCTGTTTTTATAAATGTGAGGGTCTCTAATCTGATGAGCAAGTGGTTTAGTGAGAGAGGCCTTACAGTTTACTTGTCTACAGGTTGGAATGTCGCAAATAATCTTCACCGGCCGTTGTACATTTAG
- the LOC103857232 gene encoding ATPase family AAA domain-containing protein 1-B-like — MAIMKTEFMALWDGVATDKNARVMVLGATNRPSELDEAILRRFAQAFEIGMPDCKERAEIFRVVLKGERVEEGIDYDLVARLCEDYTGSDIFELCKKAAYLPIREILEEERKGRPVSVPRALTQMDLEKVLATSKKTQVAASEYSGSRLQDSGWRRPKDSDNVQAVINGISRLLVSGMINQQ; from the exons ATGGCGATTATGAAGACGGAGTTTATGGCTTTATGGGATGGGGTTGCTACAGACA AGAATGCGAGGGTGATGGTTCTTGGTGCGACAAACAGACCTTCGGAGCTAGATGAAGCGATATTGAGGCGTTTTGCTCAGGCCTTTGAGATAGGGATGCCTGATTGCAAGGAGAGAGCTGAGATATTTAGAGTTGTTTTGAAAGGAGAGAGGGTGGAGGAGGGTATTGACTATGATCTTGTAGCTCGGTTGTGTGAAGACTATACCGGATCAGATATCTTTGAGCTCTGCAAGAAAGCAGCTTACTTGCCAATCAGAGAGATACTGGAGGAGGAGAGAAAGGGCAGACCAGTTTCG GTGCCTAGGGCGTTGACACAAATGGACTTGGAGAAGGTTCTTGCAACCTCAAAGAAAACACAGGTTGCTGCAAGCGAGTACTCTGGTTCAAGGTTGCAAGATTCAGGCTGGAGAAGGCCAAAGGATAGCGACAATGTACAAGCAGTTATTAATGGCATCTCAAGGCTTTTAGTCTCTGGGATGATAAATCAGCAGTGA
- the LOC103857076 gene encoding oligopeptide transporter 8-like, whose amino-acid sequence MRDMTEIRSGLESESDPYADDEISIVPQVELTVPKTDDPTAPTVTFRMWVLGIAACVLLSFVNQFFWYRTNPLTISSVSAQIAVVPIGHLMAKVLPTRRFFQGTRWSFTMNPGPFSTKEHVLITVFANSGSGAVYASHILSAVKLFYKRRLDFFPALLIMITTQVLGFGWAGLYRKHLVEPGEMWWPSNLVQVSLFRALHEKEVKSKWGITRNQFFVIALVTSFSYYILPGYLFSLLTTVSWLCWIRPKSILVNQLGSGSVGLGIGAFGLDWATIASYLGSPLASPFFATANIAVGFFLLMYVITPLSYYLDFFHARTFPIYSGKLFVSNGQEYKVRNIINDEFRLDHKAYAEAGPVHMSTFFAVSYGLGFATLTASVVHVLLFNGKDLWNQSKGVLRGNKKMDIHTKIMKRNYKEVPLWWFLSIFAVNIAVVIFMCFYYKTQIQLPWWGAFLACLIAIFFTPLVGVIKATTNQAPGLNIITEYIIGYAYPERPVANICFKTYGYISMSQSLTFLADLKLGSYMKIPPRTMFMAQVVGTLVAVLVYASTAWWLMAEIPNLCDTSLLPPGSQWTCPTDRVFFDASVIWGLVGPRRMFGDLGEYANINWFFLGGAIAPALVYLATRIFPKKKWISNIHMPVLIGATAIMPPATAVNFTSWLVMAFVFGHFVFKYKREWWQRYNYVLSGGMDAGTGFMSVLLFLALQRSDIMLGWWGNSGEGCPVAKCPTAKGVIVHGCPVF is encoded by the exons ATGAGAGACATGACAGAGATAAGATCGGGACTTGAGTCGGAATCTGATCCTTACGCCGACGATGAAATAAGTATAGTTCCACAAGTGGAGTTAACCGTGCCTAAAACCGATGATCCAACTGCACCGACGGTTACATTCAGGATGTGGGTTTTGGGCATAGCCGCGTGCGTCCTCTTGTCATTTGTCAACCAGTTCTTTTGGTACAGAACCAATCCTTTGACCATCTCATCTGTGTCTGCTCAGATTGCTGTTGTTCCCATTGGTCATCTCATGGCTAAGGTTCTTCCGACAAGGAGATTTTTCCAAGGGACTAGGTGGTCTTTCACGATGAATCCTGGTCCGTTTAGTACCAAAGAACATGTTCTTATAACTGTGTTCGCAAACTCAGGCTCCGGAGCTGTTTACGCTAGTCATATTCTTAGTGCTGTTAAGCTTTTTTACAAGAGAAGGCTTGATTTCTTTCCTGCTTTACTCATTATGATCACAACTCAG GTATTGGGATTTGGTTGGGCTGGTTTGTACAGGAAACATTTAGTTGAGCCTGGTGAGATGTGGTGGCCAAGCAATCTCGTTCAAGTATCTCTTTTCAG AGCGTTGCACGAGAAAGAGGTGAAATCGAAATGGGGAATTACTAGAAACCAGTTCTTTGTTATCGCGCTAGTCACCAGCTTCTCATATTATATTCTTCCCGGTTACCTCTTCAGTCTCTTGACCACCGTCTCTTGGCTATGTTGGATTAGACCTAAATCTATTTTAGTAAACCAGCTCGGTTCAGGGTCAGTTGGTCTCGGTATCGGAGCCTTTGGTCTAGACTGGGCAACCATTGCGTCTTACCTCGGAAGCCCACTCGCTAGCCCGTTCTTCGCGACAGCAAATATAGCGGTCGGGTTCTTTCTTCTCATGTACGTAATCACACCCTTATCGTACTATCTAGACTTCTTCCACGCCAGAACCTTCCCAATCTACTCCGGTAAACTCTTTGTATCCAACGGACAAGAGTACAAGGTAAGGAACATCATCAACGACGAGTTCCGGCTTGATCACAAGGCGTACGCAGAGGCAGGACCAGTCCACATGAGCACTTTCTTTGCTGTTTCTTACGGGCTAGGTTTCGCCACCTTGACTGCTAGTGTTGTCCATGTATTGCTTTTCAACGGCAAAGATCTTTGGAACCAATCCAAAGGAGTGCTTCGTGGAAACAAGAAAATGGATATACATACAAAAATCATGAAAAGGAATTACAAAGAAGTTCCTCTCTGGTGGTTCCTTTCGATTTTCGCTGTGAATATTGCAGTTGTTATCTTCATGTGTTTTTACTATAAGACGCAGATTCAGCTTCCTTGGTGGGGAGCTTTCTTGGCTTGTTTGATAGCTATCTTCTTCACTCCTCTCGTCGGTGTGATCAAGGCCACTACTAACCAG GCTCCGGGTTTGAATATTATCACGGAATACATCATTGGGTATGCTTATCCAGAGAGACCTGTTGCTAACATATGCTTCAAGACTTACGGATACATAAGCATGTCTCAATCTTTGACTTTCCTTGCTGATTTGAAGCTTGGATCTTACATGAAAATCCCCCCAAGAACCATGTTTATGGCACAG GTAGTGGGAACTTTAGTAGCAGTTCTTGTTTATGCATCAACAGCTTGGTGGCTAATGGCCGAGATCCCAAACCTCTGCGACACTTCTCTCCTTCCACCAGGAAGTCAATGGACATGCCCAACCGATCGTGTCTTCTTCGACGCATCAGTAATCTGGGGACTTGTAGGACCGAGAAGAATGTTTGGTGATCTTGGAGAATACGCAAACATAAACTGGTTCTTCCTAGGGGGTGCAATAGCTCCAGCTTTGGTCTACTTAGCCACAAGAATCTTCCCAAAGAAGAAATGGATCTCAAACATTCACATGCCAGTTCTGATTGGAGCCACGGCTATAATGCCGCCAGCTACTGCGGTTAACTTCACGAGCTGGCTTGTTATGGCGTTTGTGTTTGGACATTTCGTGTTTAAGTACAAAAGAGAATGGTGGCAGAGATACAACTATGTTTTGTCTGGAGGAATGGATGCAGGAACTGGGTTTATGTCTGTGCTTTTGTTTCTTGCGTTGCAACGTAGTGACATTATGCTTGGTTGGTGGGGAAACTCTGGTGAAGGTTGTCCTGTTGCTAAATGTCCAACTGCAAAAGGTGTGATTGTTCATGGTTGTCCTGTTTTCTAG
- the LOC103857077 gene encoding oligopeptide transporter 9-like: MAATVKGSTVKPSTAAMEIEEGVDELDRCAVEEVELTVPKTDDPTLPVLTFRMWVLGLGACIILSFINQFFWYRRMPLSITGISAQIAVVPLGHLMARVLPNKKYLEGSRWEFNMNPGPFNVKEHVMITIFANSGAGTVYATHILSAIKLYYKRSLPFLPAFLIMITTQFLGFGWAGLFRKHLVEPGEMWWPSNLVQVSLFSALHEKEKKKKGGMTRIQFFLTVLVTSFAYYILPGYLFTMITSISWVCWLSPKSVLVNQLGSGEQGLGIGAVGIDWATISSYLGSPLASPIVATINVTVGFVVVVYVVTPICYWLNLYNAKTYPIFSSGLFMGNGSSYDVLSIIDNKFHLDRDIYAKTGPIQMSTFFAVTYGLGFATLSATMVHVLLFHGSDLWKQTRGAFKRNKKMDIHTRIMKKNYKEVPMWWFLVILVINIAVIVFISVYYNATVQLPWWGVLLACAIAVVFTPLIGVIVATTNQAPGLNVITEYVIGYIYPERPVANMCFKVYGYISMTQALTFIQDFKLGLYMKIPPRSMYMAQVLGTLVAVIVYTGTAWWLMAEIPHLCDKSLLPPDSEWTCPMDRVFFDASVIWGLVGPRRMFGDLGEYSNINWFFLLGAIAPFLVWLATKAFPAQKWISNIHFPVILGATAMMPPAMVVNFTSWCIVAFIFGHFVFKYKREWWKKYNYVLSGGLDAGTAFMTILIFLALGRKGIGLVWWGNADDSTNCSLASCPTAKGVIMNGCPVY; this comes from the exons ATGGCGGCGACTGTAAAGGGGTCCACTGTAAAGCCCTCGACCGCAGCCATGGAAATAGAAGAAGGCGTCGATGAGTTAGACCGGTGCGCGGTGGAGGAGGTTGAGTTAACCGTCCCAAAAACCGATGATCCAACGTTACCGGTTCTCACTTTTAGAATGTGGGTTTTAGGTCTTGGAGCTTGTATCATACTATCGTTCATAAACCAGTTTTTCTGGTACAGACGGATGCCATTGTCAATAACCGGAATCTCGGCTCAGATAGCGGTCGTGCCGCTCGGTCATCTGATGGCTAGAGTGCTTCCAAATAAGAAGTACTTGGAAGGATCAAGGTGGGAGTTTAACATGAATCCTGGTCCTTTTAATGTCAAGGAACATGTTATGATCACGATTTTTGCCAATTCTGGAGCAGGAACGGTTTATGCGACTCATATACTTAGTGCTATTAAGCTTTACTACAAGAGATCTCTTCCGTTTCTACCGGCTTTTCTCATAATGATCACTACTCAG TTTCTCGGATTTGGGTGGGCTGGTCTATTCCGTAAGCACCTTGTTGAGCCAGGTGAAATGTGGTGGCCAAGCAATTTAGTTCAGGTGTCTCTATTCAG TGCCTTGCACGAgaaggaaaagaagaaaaagggtGGCATGACCCGAATCCAATTCTTCCTCACAGTCCTTGTGACTAGCTTCGCATACTACATTCTCCCAGGCTATCTATTCACAATGATAACTTCCATTTCATGGGTCTGTTGGCTTAGCCCAAAATCGGTTTTGGTTAACCAACTCGGTTCAGGTGAACAAGGTCTTGGTATTGGCGCAGTTGGTATTGATTGGGCTACAATTAGTTCTTACCTTGGCAGTCCACTCGCTAGCCCGATCGTCGCTACCATCAACGTTACCGTTGGTTTTGTGGTGGTCGTGTATGTCGTCACTCCGATTTGCTATTGGCTTAATCTTTACAATGCCAAAACATATCCCATCTTCTCAAGTGGGCTTTTCATGGGGAATGGCTCGTCTTATGATGTTTTGAGCATCATTGATAACAAGTTCCATCTGGACCGAGACATCTATGCAAAGACTGGCCCTATCCAGATGAGCACTTTCTTTGCGGTTACATATGGTCTTGGGTTTGCCACTTTGTCCGCAACTATGGTCCATGTCTTACTCTTCCATGGAAG TGATCTATGGAAGCAAACAAGAGGAGCTTTCAAGAGGAACAAGAAAATGGATATACACACGAGAATCATGAAGAAAAACTATAAAGAAGTTCCCATGTGGTGGTTTTTGGTGATCCTCGTAATCAACATTGCGGTCATCGTGTTCATATCTGTGTACTACAATGCAACCGTGCAGCTACCTTGGTGGGGAGTGTTACTAGCTTGTGCCATTGCCGTGGTCTTCACTCCTCTTATTGGTGTTATCGTCGCCACCACTAATCAG GCACCGGGTTTGAACGTCATCACCGAATATGTAATCGGGTACATCTACCCAGAACGTCCGGTTGCGAACATGTGTTTCAAAGTGTATGGATACATCAGCATGACTCAGGCTCTAACATTTATCCAAGACTTCAAGCTCGGTCTTTACATGAAGATCCCTCCTAGAAGCATGTACATGGCACAG gtgcTTGGGACGCTTGTGGCTGTGATAGTCTACACAGGAACTGCTTGGTGGTTAATGGCAGAGATTCCTCATCTATGTGATAAATCTTTGCTTCCTCCCGACAGTGAATGGACATGTCCGATGGATCGTGTCTTCTTCGATGCATCTGTAATTTGGGGACTTGTCGGACCACGTAGAATGTTCGGTGACTTAGGAGAATACTCAAACATAAACTGGTTCTTCCTCTTAGGCGCAATCGCTCCTTTCTTAGTCTGGCTAGCGACCAAAGCGTTTCCAGCTCAAAAATGGATCTCAAATATACATTTCCCGGTTATTTTAGGAGCAACCGCGATGATGCCACCCGCGATGGTGGTTAATTTCACGAGTTGGTGCATCGTGGCATTTATATTTGGACACTTCGTGTTTAAGTACAAGAGAGAGTGGTGGAAGAAGTACAACTACGTTTTGTCGGGAGGTTTGGACGCGGGAACCGCGTTTATGACAATACTGATATTTCTAGCGCTAGGACGCAAAGGAATTGGATTGGTGTGGTGGGGGAACGCTGATGATAGTACAAACTGTAGCCTCGCGTCTTGTCCTACCGCTAAAGGCGTTATAATGAATGGATGTCCCGTTTACTGA
- the LOC103857078 gene encoding WD repeat-containing protein 44 has product MDHLSQEEDLQFFDASSPRGFDFDPGSVVERRKKFLEWMGLEQVLVQPKNSDAESGLDGDSVEAAEQRSGGCSFSSAQVSSSGSSEELSLRVDKNVGGCDATRRQSSSMASCSDPTCCQVMETEKQSTIFKKGWLRRLRSMGCSTGTKIQSGVLSRVKVKHYKKQTKELSALYHSQDIKAHNGSISSMKFSFDGKYLASSGEDGIVRVWEVTEDKRSTLQKDYLNPSCVYFELNDHSQLKPNKTTEKFKKTSDSACVVFPPKAFRIMEKPLHEFRGHTGEVLDISWSRDNYLLSASMDKTVRLWKVGSNACLGVFPHNSYVTCVQFNPVNEDYFMSGSVDGKVRIWNISGCNVVDWADVKDIISAVCYRPDGQGGVIGSLTGSCRFFNMSGEYLALDSQIHFHNKKISPNKRITCFQFLPQDPSKVLVVSADSKVRILQGSDVVRRYKGSPKSDGKYIVSAREDSNVYIWSNRKESDSSSSSYSQTKRIRSFERFSTNASVAATWCGFSDHNRTIPFSSPPCLSLKESGSVPKGNATWPEENLTENPLSSMTASQYKFLKSSYQRATSSSLAWGMVIVTGGWDGRIRTFQNYGLPVTVT; this is encoded by the exons ATGGATCACTTGTCTCAAGAGGAAGATTTGCAGTTCTTTGATGCATCATCTCCACGTGGTTTTGATTTTGATCCTGGAAGTGTTGTGGAGCGGCGGAAGAAGTTCTTGGAGTGGATGGGACTCGAACAAGTTCTTGTTCAACCGAAAAACTCAGATGCTGAATCTGGTCTGGATGGAGATTCTGTTGAAGCTGCCGAGCAGAGATCTGGAGGGTGCAGCTTCTCTTCTGCGCAGGTATCTTCCTCTGGTTCAAGTGAGGAATTGTCTCTGAGAGTTGATAAAAATGTCGGTGGATGCGATGCAACGAGAAGGCAAAGCTCTTCAATGGCATCGTGTTCTGATCCTACATGTTGTCAAGTGATGGAAACAGAGAAGCAGAGCACCATTTTCAAGAAGGGATGGTTAAGGAGGCTACGGTCTATGGGATGTTCCACGGGTACAAAGATCCAATCCGGTGTGCTTTCAAGAGTTAAGGTCAAGCACTACAAGAAACAGACCAAGGAGCTTTCAGCTCTTTATCATAGCCAAGACATTAAAGCACACAATGGTTCCATTTCATCGATGAAATTTAGCTTCGATGGGAAGTATCTTGCAAGCTCTGGTGAAGATGGGATTGTGCGCGTGTGGGAAGTCACTGAGGATAAAAGATCTACACTACAAAAAGATTACCTTAACCCTTCGTGTGTGTACTTTGAGCTAAACGATCACTCCCAGTTGAAACCGAACAAGACCACAGAAAAGTTCAAGAAAACATCTGATTCAGCATGTGTTGTCTTCCCTCCTAAAGCTTTCCGGATAATGGAGAAACCTTTACATGAATTCCGCGGCCACACGGGTGAAGTCTTGGACATCTCATGGTCAAGGGATAAT TATCTTCTCTCAGCTTCAATGGATAAAACTGTTCGGCTATGGAAAGTCGGTAGCAATGCTTGTCTTGGAGTCTTCCCTCACAATAGTTATG TAACTTGTGTTCAGTTCAACCCGGTGAATGAGGACTACTTCATGAGCGGTTCGGTTGATGGAAAAGTTAGAATCTGGAACATTTCTGGTTGCAATGTTGTTGATTGGGCTGATGTCAAAGACATTATATCTGCAGTGTGTTACCGCCCTGATGGACAGGGAGGAGTTATCGGTTCTCTAACCGGAAGTTGCAGATTCTTTAACATGTCTGGAGAGTATTTAGCGCTGGACTCTCAGATACATTTTCATAACAAAAAGATATCTCCAAATAAACGGATCACTTGTTTCCAG TTTTTACCTCAAGACCCTAGCAAAGTCTTGGTTGTTTCAGCCGATTCCAAAGTTAGAATTCTTCAAGGCAGCGATGTTGTTAGAAGATACAAAG GGTCTCCTAAGTCTGATGGAAAGTACATTGTTTCAGCTCGTGAGGACTCCAATGTATATATATGGAGCAATAGAAAAGAgtcagattcttcttcttcttcttattctcaAACCAAAAGGATTAGATCTTTTGAACGTTTCTCCACCAATGCATCCGTGGCAGCAACCTGGTGTGGGTTCTCAGATCACAACAGAACTATCCCGTTTTCTTCACCACCTTGCTTATCCCTCAAGGAAAGTGGATCAGTTCCCAAGGGAAACGCGACGTGGCCAGAGGAAAACTTAACCGAaaatcctctttcttcaatgactGCATCTCAGTACAAGTTTCTCAAGTCCTCGTACCAAAGAGCAACAAGTAGCTCTCTAGCTTGGGGTATGGTCATTGTCACAGGTGGTTGGGACGGACGGATCAGAACATTTCAGAACTACGGCTTGCCTGTGACCGTAACTTGA